GAGATGGAGATGTAGATGAATTAGAAATTGATAGATTTGGTGTAGtagatgatgatgataatgtAGTTCCTCCTAATAATGAGAGacttgtattattattttcaggTTTAGAAGATGATCCAAACAAActtgttgttgttgttgaaGTTGATAAATTAGTATTCCCTAATAGACCTCCAGTAATTGTTGATGATGGTGtagaagaagataatgTTGGAGAAGtggaaaaattattagtaCTTGTACTTGTACTTGGAGCAGTTGTTGAACTTGTACCAAATAATGAActtgttgttgttgttgctgGTGTTGTTGATGGTGTTGTTGATGTTGATGCTGCTGTTGTTGGTGCtccaaataatgaagatgaagTGGAAGCAGAAGTGGAAGCAGAAGTGGAAAAATTACCAAACAAATTACTATTAGTATTAGCATTAGCTAATGAAGGAGATGTTGATAAAGAAGTTAAAGAAGTAGTAGTAACACCACTAGTTAAATTAGTACTTGCTAgagaagatgatgaagttccaaataatgaagatcCTCCACTCAATGTATTGCTGTTACCTAAAATAGATTCAGAACCAGTAGTTGAAGATAAAGATGGATTAGAAGATGCCATAGTGGAGCCAAAACTAAATAAGGAACTGGATGCTCCTGTTGTTCCAGTTAATCCTGTGGTTCCAGTTAATCCTGTGGTTCCAGTTAATCCTGTTGCACCAGTTAAACCTGTTGCACCAGTTAAACCTGATCCTCCAAAAATACTAGCTGTACTGTTTGTAGATCCAAGTCCTGAAGAACTAAGTCCTGAAGATCCAGATCCAAGTCCCAAACCTAATCCAAGTCCTGAATTATTGGATGGATTTGAAgttgaagaagaatttgttGAACCAAATGAAAAGCTTGTATTATTACCAGTAGCACTAGATGAACTTCCAAATAatcctcctcctcctcctcctcctaAAGTACTTGTTGCTCCTGTCAATCCTCCAGTTCCAGATGAGCCAAATAAAGAGGAAGTACCAGAAGAAGTAGTATTTAATCCAGAATTATTTCCAGAAATTCCAAAAAGATTGTTAGTGGATTGagaatttgtattaataccattattattattattaacatttGTTGTTGCTGTTGCTGCTGTTGATGATGATGGTAATCCTAAAGGTGAAGTTCCTGATCCAAATAAACCTCCtgatgataatgatgatcCAATTCCAATTGTACTATTAGAATTTGAGTTGTTTTGATTTTGTGATCCAAAAAGTCCCAAACCTCCACTAGATGAAGATGTAAGAGTTGAATTACCTCCAAAAAGAGAATTAGAATTGCTATTTCCAATTCCTGTTGAAGATGAgatagaattattaatattactacCAAATGGAGAAGaagtatttaaattattattagtattacCAATATTACTACTAGTAGAACCAAATAATCCCAAACCAGTATTGTTGTTATTACTACTAATACCACCAGTAGAACTTCCACCAATTCCACCAATAGGATTTTGTTGAGATGAATTGGAtccaaatccaaataatcCTCCTCCTCCTAAAGTATTTGTTGTTCCTGTTCCTGTTCCTGTACCTACTCCTGTTCCTGTTGTATTTGATCCAAAAGTAAATCCTGTATTTGTTacattatttgtattatttccaGAATTTCCTAAATTCCCAAATAAACCTCCTCCtgaattatttccaaatcCTGTTGTTCCTGTTCCTGATCCACTCAAATTACCAAAAAGTCCGGTTCCTGTATTATTACCAGTATTAGTATTAGTTCCTCCTAAATTACCAAAAAGTCCTCCACCACTACCACCTccagtattattattattattagaacCAAACattctatatttattaaaattcaatttatttacttaattatttaattcttttgtttGTTAATTTACAAATTAGTTATTCATTTCTTTGGACTATTTGTCCTATGataaaagttaatttaattttaaccaaatattaataataatataataataataataatattattattattattattactaattaattaataaacaaatattttgtgTGTGTGAGTAATTTATAgtcaaatatataatataatagtattgtattatatataattatatataattatatatataactatatataattttaatttttatattttttaataaataatatatttcaagaattaaaaactATTTACCAAAAGATTCCTTCTTTTAATTgccaatattattattgttattattattattattattattattattattaatattattctccttacttatttataaatattatgttatttattattatttctttctcttattttttcctccttttttttttttcctttcttcttcttgttcttcttttttattatcgTGATTTTACCCGCCCCAccttaataattaaattcttgaaaaaaaaaaattttctttcttctaTACCGGCACCACGTAATTTACGAGACAATTTTATATTCTCCGGTATAGGGATGTTAAGTGCCCGCCtaaatttttgttatttatatatttatcttttttttcgaCTCTAGTacaagaaagaaagaatgggggaataataataataataataataataataatagtaattgtaaataaatatcacatgtaaaattattgtaaggaaaatattatttacttaatatattaaagataaagatataataaaagaattctattagagaattaaaaaaaaaagagtttCTATGTGTGTGTATAATTAATGAAGTGAATTTAAGTGTGTGGgaaaagatttaattaattaataattgaatcttttatattaatttttatattattattacttttcttttaatagtTAAGATAAGTTAGTTTAGCAAGTTATTGGCTATTTGATTGTACTATAATTTATAGTAATTTATTCAACTtcaaagaagaagaaaaaaaaacacaCACAgtgaaataaagaaatataaccaaaaaaaaaaaaataacaaagaaaaaacacagaaacaaaaaaaacaaatttaatcaaacaaataacaaagaaagaaaaaatccaataaaaacaaaaaaaaagaaaaactaggtttatattaaaaaaaaaataattattattatattataatttatgAGACGAGACGAATTTGtaaatgcatgcatgcattaaGAGTGAACTAATCaaaccaaaaaaaaaaatggactagaaaacaagaaataaaaattttttcaaaaagaaaataataataataacgaAAACATAGTGATTATTTTATATcgattcaaatttatatacATTCATACACAAATACATACATTACATATATATACTTAcatatatacatatattacatgcatgcattaCATGCATACATATAATCATTAAATCATGAGAAATACAAGTTCTCTATTACATAATACTAGCATTAATAATGATCCATATCATAATTCAGTAGTAATTGATATCAATCATACAAATATTGGAGAATATGtacaagaaaataaaaaatatccaagtaattcttttattatattaatcttattaatatctacaatcattataattaatcATGGATGGTATTATGgaattctattattaattatatccATTTCTCCtggaatattaataatatatcaatttaaaaaatatattatagaAGATGAAATTAGTATTAAAACTATTACAGATTTATTCACTTTTGGTGCAATCATATCTGTATCTACTACATTATTACTTGAaggattattttttaattatatattttattttaaaaatgataattataataattatattgatCAATTTGGTTGTAATATTGgtttttcattatatatattaattattttaattaaatatattatttctattggaattattgaagaagCATGTAAATTAATAGGATTATTAACTATTAAGCCTtatattgaagatattaattataaagaatcttttattagtcattatttaaaatcaaattttggATATGTTATTGCTggtatttcttcttcactTGGATTTgcaattattgaaaatattgtatATTTATCCAATTCTATGGaaagtattattatcatgATTCTTGTTGGTATTGCTAGAggtattatttctattccTTTTCATATATTTGCATCAGGATATACAAGTATATTATTTAGTAGACAAATTTTTATAcaaaatgattattattctaataataataacaataataataataataataattactattattattaccttatttatatacttaaacaaattattattaaatttctaACCTTACTACCAGCTGGAATCTTACATGGAATTTATGATTCTAGTCTAATCTTACTAGTActtattaatcaaaattataataaagatgaaatacttagttataatttaaattctacatgtaatttaaatacaagaattcttaaattatttctaactttatttccattaaaaattaataaattatttggaagttttaaaaatcaaaatcttatagaaaattcattcaataattgttttggtacatttttttataatttaattactATTGGATTCTTCATATTTGCTATATTATCTTATTTTATAtgtttttttctatttatttataattggATTTATCttgaaaaacaaaattctAATAGAAGAATAATAACAACAACCAGAACAATTAgtagaaataatatcagtaatagtattaataatatcaataatacTGAAATAAGAGAAATAGAACTTACAAGAGaacaataataacaatacaaataaaaagaaagtgTAGGAAAAAAGATCGAATCTTAtatctaatattattaaacaatAGAATCTAATAAGTTTGAATAATCTTTGctaaataaattcattgaTTGTATAAGAATATCTGCAGgactattaatatttaaaataccatcttcttttttcaatgatttttgaataaattctGACAATGTTCTTCTCCAAAATTTTGTACCAGAAAACCCATGAAATATACCAAATACTGGTTTTAAATACATATTTAATTCTCCTATAGTAAATTGACCTtgatctttaatatttcttggCTTAAATTTAGATAAATATTCTACATATCTTTCCAATACAATCCTTCTTGTTAAGTGAATACTACTATTATTACCATTAGtattaatacaattattattattattattattattattaacttgattataattaatCCCATAAATCATACTATCTacttttgataatataaatGGATTATTCATGACTTCTCTTCCTATCATGACTCCTTTTATCTTATTAATCCATTTACCTGATTGAATGATTTgatataaattttgatattctTGAGTTAATGTAAGATAAGAATTAGATGATAATGTTTCAATATGATGATCATCTTTCAAATGATCAGttcttattttcttaatttttgtataattattaatttctaattcatTATCTTTTATATCATCTTTATAGTTATTTAAATACCATTGAATATACCAATCACCagttaatattgaaatacaTTCTTGTATACTTGTTACTCCtccattcaaaataaatgttAAATTAGGAAAATCAAGAGTTAACATATAAAcccaataatattttaattttggaaTGGTTCTATTTTTACTAGGATTAATACCATTTAACCAAGCTTTTCTTGCATGTATAATAAATACATTGGCTCctataaaattattttctgtaTAATCAATAGattctaatatatttgaatcagAATCATCATCAGATTGTGGAAATATACAAgaataatcttttttattttgattatttatattacaACCAGATACTAATgatataaaattatataaatgtTGATATGTATCATATTGATCAACTCCAATCCTAGTTTTAACTGATATACGTTTATTAACTAATCccaaatgaattaattttttgttaCATGTATCAACAATTTTTGCAACTCTAAGTggatttttaaataatgatgCACCAAAACTACCTTTAGAAGCTACTTTACATGATGGGCATCCaacatttaaattaaaattctgAAAACCATATTTATAAGCTATTTCAATAGCTTTTTCCATTTTTTGAGGATTATTACCACCTAATTGTAATACTAGAGgattttcaatatcattctttttaaaatgTACAtcttgaagaatttttcgtctattttcatcattataaCAATGTATGATTGTATCATCTACTACCATTTCTGTCCATAATTCTGTTTTTTTTGAGATAATTCTACATAACATTCTAAAATGACTGTTTGTAACATCAAGCATTGGTGCTacagaaattattgaattacttaaattattataagttgtcaataatttctgtttttgttcttcttcattataTGATTGGTCATCCttcataatttaattaatttagttCAAATTTAACTAATCTAATAGTAATAGTGACAATAacagaaattattattattattattattattattgtcGATATTCCATCAATATGTCAAAAATTaccatttttaaataatgaaaaaacaaaatatgaAATGGCGCCCAAGCCGGTATAGTGATCTGAAAATAGTGCAGCATTATTTTTTGGGGGGTGTGAAGCGGGAATGAGTCTCCACGGGTAAAGTGTAATAAAAGTCAATTAAGagcaaaaaaatatatagcATGCAAATTtgtttgtttttttttttttcgttttcttataaattaaaaaaaaaaattaacattAGATTTATAACAATGGAAAAATTATACATTACTACTTTTAATTAGTAGTTAAACTACTGTCTCATTAAAGTAAAATAGAAGTCtgttgattatttttattgctATCTCTGTCTGATGATAAAAAGTCAGACTTAAAAGGATCATTAGCAGGTGGAGATTTTGCTGAaacaaaatcaaatatgCCAAActcatcatcttcataaGTACTGGCACTATAGTTGTTATTATTAGCCTGTAAACTTTTCTCTTCAAAATCGAAAGTATCAgtaatactattattattattgttatgATCATCGCcataataattgtttctaatattagtattaaaattatcatGGGATGTAGaagatgaattaaatatatcatcAAAATCATCAAGTACATTCTTTCCATGCACTGGTAGTACTTGTTTTGGTGCTGATAACGTTGTTGATACTGTTTCTGATATTGGTAGTGATATTGATTCTGGTACTGTTTCTGAATTGTGTACTAGTATCTTTTCTGATTCTTGTcctatatttataatagaATCATCATTCAAGTTTTTACTAGTATCAATAAAATCGtcaaaatcaaattgaTTTTGAGAGGAAGAGATTTCATGgttgttattattactatagACAAACTTCCCTGTGAtatcattatcatctttttcTGGAGAATTATAATCAGAAAAATCATCAAATACATTGTTAACTTGCACGATATTGCTTTTTTGATTATCTATATGATTTACTTGATTGTTACTTTGATAATTATAAGTTTCACTGAAACTAAtttgatcattttcttgatcaaaataatttccattatttttcaaagttGTTATTCCCATTTCTGATTcataatattcattatttcttgTATCAATAtcattcttattatttataatataattattgtttGGAGAATTTCCACTTGTAAAATCTCcaaaatctttattttctattatagGAGACAAcatgttattattattattatcattattattattaaaatctttatATTCTATTGGATCATTTTGATCCCCAAAAATGATCTCATTATTTACTTGATTTAATCTCAAATCTGTGTTACCAATACTAAAGTCATCTAAATTCTCTTTAATCGGAACAAAATCAAAAGATTCCTCACCCTTATAATTATCAAAGAATTCTTTATCCCaattatcattttgaaGTTGGTTATTATTCGAATCGTTTCCTTGAAAACTTATATCAGCCATATTCTcatcaaaatataaatcttcttctatattattttctacaCTATTACCAATCAGAGTTGGAtttgaattgaaaaatgttgtatttattactttttcatttaattgattAGATCCAATACCTCCTGTTCCAACTCCTCTGTCGCTATTAACAGCAAAACCATGACGATTATTGCTATTAAAACCACCATTAACTTCCacttcttcatcttcttcatcttcttcacCATCTGACCACCAATCATTGCTAATTTTGTTTTCGTTTCTTTCTATTCTCCCTCCTATTCCCATACTTGAACCACCTCCACCCATCCAAATATCAGCTCCTCTTGCTCCAATACTACCACCTTCTATATTAGCATCCCTTACTCCCAATAAATTACTAGGATTTTGCtttgtatttgaattagaaaGCTTTGCTGCAATTTCTTCAGCTGAAAGTGGAGTAGCAGCTAATTCATCCACTAAATCATCTTCCATCAACAAAGAATCTATTTCATATTCTGTTTGATCATTTCTCGTCTTATTAAATCCTctataatgaaaatttggACCTGTTGATCTCGTACTTCCAGAGAAATATGTCACACAGTTACATAATGAAGATACTGTTCTTGCTAAAATTAGCTGaatcatttaatataataacaaatataaattttatgCATAAATATATCtgtttattatattattcacTCTAACTCCTCCTATTAATTCACaaattgattaattcttatttaatattaacaacTTTATTcaatcaattattaattgatgTATGATTCCCACAGTTTTCTCAGTTTAAGCtcttaagaaaaaaaaatagaagaCAATAATACACTTTTTATacttgaatatatttgcTCTTTGTAGATTTTAATCCTCAAATTTTTTCCTTCTATTCTCTTcttattgataatttttcttatcAGCAAACCCCTTAATTCTCTACACTTactatttctttctttttatttcttctcttACTTCACTTCGCTTCCTCTTTCTGTAtttctatatatataaatgtatacaattctaatttatttatttttttcttgttctCAAATACATAGAGTTTTTACTCGAATTATTGATCAAATTAACTCTATATTTTCACAAACATATatattgtaataataataaactaCTATTATTCCTTTTAAAGTTCACCTTTTCTCTCCTCACACTCTTCTATATAGTGACCCACGTTATTATTTGTactttttaaagaaaaaaattcaaattttcacGTATTTCACctaattttctttttttttcacaCTTATCAACCTTGATTTTACCTTACCATACGCAACAGCCCGCCCATCTTGAACTACACATGCATTAGGCGCGCGCGCCCGACTCGATACTCTAGTATAAAGTAGACATAAAaagatatatatttatattcatatatatatttatttatatataaataaataaggtaaagaataataaaagacataaatttttggaaattagtattaataataaaaatagtaaaaaataataaataatgcaaaaaaaaaaaactgtattaaaaatcaatgataattattgaatcaattaattcagtTTGGTGATTCTTGGtggcttttttttttttttcaattaaaaaaaaatatttatatattttctaataactttattgtatttaatacctatattaaatataataatgttaAGTCACCTTGAACTACTATAACTCGATATATTAAAGACAAAGAACGAAAGTATTAGTTTACAAATGTAATACCGAAAATTTaggaattatttaatattgtttgATTTTAAATGGGTATggattaattataattggctttattaataagtGTATTtatgataaattattttggaaATTTCAAGAATCTTTATTAATCCTCTCATTTGATAATTAATCAAACgatattatattaattttggtcaaaatattatttcgAATAATTTCGATCTATTATTGCCTTAATTACGactatattataaatactaaatatgaataaataGTCCGTAAAGTTAACAATACTTCcgtatatatatttataaagggaaaaattataataattaaaagataattAATACTAGAGAACAGATAAATAATCGAAAACAAaacttcattttttttttcgaaTAAATTTTCCCTTTACCGActtaatatttccaatatattttcgaattaaataatgaggAAATTGGTTTCTCTGTATATTGCTCCTCTTTGTCGAAGAATGTAATAAGTCTGTATTGCAAACTGGAAATCAAAACTATATATATTTAGTCTTGACAGCAAAGAGCTTAATAGTATATACATGcatatatttatacttAGTATATTTATCCAGTATATACCACTCGGAATGTACTTGAATTCATTATCCATATTTACAGTAATATAGAATAACAATTATCTTTCAACAGTgaagaagagaaagaaagaagaaaagtaATCTGAGTAACATTTAACCATTGAATGGccaaatttcaatttaaaaTGCTTTCTGTGATGACAAAAATTAACGTTTCTCAACATTCGCAGTGTTGTACCGAAATGGAGATCTTAAATATGCGCATTTAAGACTCTATGATGGACTTCCTTAGATGTCTGAGAGAGCATTTTAAAGATATTTACGACTCCATCCTTCATTTAGCTTAGTGTATGAAAAGCTAATTGTATGTAAAAAAACACTATTTGttatcttttttctttattataaatgaataatcgactatttttttatattaagaGCTAAACAATTTAATACTATACATATTTGGACAATTTCCCGCCTAATATTTAATTGgcttaatttatttgaaagaagtcattttctaaatatttattcctttaacaataataataataatagtaatatgaGCACAATTTAATCCATTAAATGTGCAAGtttcattttaattatattcaatttaaaatataattaaaatgcattttgattttaatgTAAATTTAACTCAAAGAAACTTTTAATGACATTTAATGTTCATGCTTGTGCAATAATATaacatattattataatatggGGAATTTTTTGGAAAGTATTTTTTCATGTTATTCTCATAGATGATTCTTCTTATTAATGTATTTCCTGATTGTTTTCAATTC
The Cryptosporidium parvum Iowa II chromosome 2, whole genome shotgun sequence genome window above contains:
- a CDS encoding YjbN-like Dus1p tRNA dihydouriding synthase Tim barrel (transcripts identified by EST); the encoded protein is MKDDQSYNEEEQKQKLLTTYNNLSNSIISVAPMLDVTNSHFRMLCRIISKKTELWTEMVVDDTIIHCYNDENRRKILQDVHFKKNDIENPLVLQLGGNNPQKMEKAIEIAYKYGFQNFNLNVGCPSCKVASKGSFGASLFKNPLRVAKIVDTCNKKLIHLGLVNKRISVKTRIGVDQYDTYQHLYNFISLVSGCNINNQNKKDYSCIFPQSDDDSDSNILESIDYTENNFIGANVFIIHARKAWLNGINPSKNRTIPKLKYYWVYMLTLDFPNLTFILNGGVTSIQECISILTGDWYIQWYLNNYKDDIKDNELEINNYTKIKKIRTDHLKDDHHIETLSSNSYLTLTQEYQNLYQIIQSGKWINKIKGVMIGREVMNNPFILSKVDSMIYGINYNQVNNNNNNNNNCINTNGNNSSIHLTRRIVLERYVEYLSKFKPRNIKDQGQFTIGELNMYLKPVFGIFHGFSGTKFWRRTLSEFIQKSLKKEDGILNINSPADILIQSMNLFSKDYSNLLDSIV